The nucleotide sequence ACGCACCGAGAGCGACAACTTCGGCAAAACCCTCTACCAGGAGGGCGACCGCGAGATCGTCGACGCCGTCACCCGTATCGCCGGTGAGCGCGGGGTGCCCCGGGCCCGGGTCGCCCTCGCCTGGCTGCTGAGCCGGCCCACCGTGACCGCCCCCATCGTCGGCGCCACCAAGCCCCACCACCTCGACGACGCCGTGGCCTCACTCGACGTCGCCCTGACGGACAAGGAGATCGAGGAACTGGAGCGGCCCTACACACCTCGCGCGATCAGCGGTCACTGAGACGGGCGGCGCCCGGCTCACGAGAGCCGGGCGCTCCCGCACCGGGGGCGCGGGAGCTACTGCCGGGAGTACTCCAGGCGCACGGTGGTGGCGAGGCGGGCGAGAGCCTCCTCGGCGCCCTCGCGGTCGGTCTTGTCGAGCAGGGCGAGGGCGTCCGCGGCGGCCACGCGGACCCGCTGGGGCACCTCGTCCAGGGCGGCCATGCGGTAGGCGATGGTGCGGCGGGCCGCGCGCTCCTCGTCGCTGACGCCGTTCGGCCCGGTGCGGGGGAAGACCGCGGCCTCGTAGGCGGTCACATGGATGAGCACGCCGTGCGCGATGCCCTCGGCGTAGCCCCGCTGCCCGGCCTGCCGCTGTGCCATGGCGAAGTGCGCCATGGCCCGCCGGCGCACGATGAGCGAGCCCACCATGCCGACGAGCCCGGCGCACACGGCCGCCCCCAGGGCGACGAGACCGCCGCCGATCAGCGCGCCTATGAGGGCGCCGACCGCCATCAGCAGACAGGTCAGCCCGGTGGTCAGCATCAGCAGTGCGCGCGCGGGAGTGAAGGAGGCCATGACGTGCAGTGTCTCAGCCCTGACCGGCCGCCCGAGCGGTGGGCCGGTGGGGCGGGGCGACGCGGGTCCGTGCCGGACGGTCGGTCGCCACCCGGGATTGACGGGTCACTCGCCGCCGCAGGGCCCCGGACGTTCCATGCGGGACAGCCAGGTCGTGAGCACCGTTTCGAGTGACCCGGCCTCGGCCGACGTCAGCAGATCCAGGAGACGGCGCTCGTTGCGCATGTGCGCGGTGAACGCCTCGTCGATCAGTTCCCGTCCCGGCCGGGTGAGGGCGACGATGCGGCCGCGCTGGTCGTCCTCGGCGCGGCGGCGGGTGACGAGCCCGGCCCGCTCCAGCCGGTCGATCCGCTTCGTCATCGCGCCGGTGGTCACCATGGTGTGCGCGGCGAGTTCACCGGGTGCCCGTTCGAACGGGGCGCCTGCCCGGCGCAGGGTGGCGAGTACGTCGAACTCGCCCTCGCTGAGCCCGTAGCGGCCGTAGACCAGGCACAGTTCCTCGGTGAGCCGGTCCGCCAGGCGGTGCAGCCGGCCGATCACTCCTTGCGGGCTGACGTCGACGTCGGGCCGCTCGCGGCGCCAGTCGGCCTGGATGCGGGCGACACGGTCCGGTGGTTGCTGGTGTTCCTCCATGCCCCTCTCCATGCCTCCATTATAGCTTCCCGGGAAGTTATAATGCCTTCCATGGAAGCCAATATGCGGTGGGTGGCGCTGACCGCGGTCGCGCCGGTGGCCTGGGGCACCACCTACTTCGTCACACACGAGTACCTGCCGGCGGACAGCCCGCTGTACGGGGCGGCCCTGCGGGCGCTCCCCGCCGGCCTCGTCCTGCTGGCCCTGTGCCGACGGCTCCCGCGCGGTGCCTGGTGGGGGAGGGCCGCGCTGCTGGGGCTGCTCAACGTGAGCGTGTTCTTCGTGCTCGTCTACGCGGCCTCCCAACTGCTGCCGACGAGCGTCGCCTCCACCGTCATGGCGGCCGCCCCGCTGACGATGATGCTCATCGCCTGGCCCCTGGTCTCCGAACGGCCCGGCCGCGCGCACCTGGCCGGCGCCGCGATCGGGCTCGGCGGGGTCTGCCTCATGCTCTTCACCGGGGCGGCGGGCGCCGGCCTCCCCGGCGTCCTCGCCTCGGCCGCCGCCATGCTCGTCTCGTCCTTCGGGCACATCCTGACCAAGCGCTGGAACGCGGGGACTGACGTACTCGCCTCCACCGCGTGGCAACTCACCGCCGGAGGCCTCATCCTCCTCCCGGTCGCCGCAGCCGTGGAGGGGGCGCCGCCCACGCTCTCCCCGCGGGCCCTCCTCGCCTTCGCCTACGTCGCCCTGATCGCCACCGCGCTCGCCTTCGCCGCCTGGTTCACCGGCCTGCGTCATCTGCCCGCCGCCACCGTGGGGCTGATCGGTCTCCTCAACCCCGCCACCGGCGTCCTCCTCGGCACGGCCGTCGCCGGGGAGACGCTGACGGGCCGGCAGCTGTGCGGACTGCTGCTGGTCTCGGTCGGTGTCGTCCTGGGCCGCCCCGGCCGCGCGCGCCGACGCGACGGCGACCGGCCGGGACCGGGGCCCGCTCCGGCGGCCGGCCCGCGCGAGAATCCTCGACGTACGCCCCAGTCCCTGATGTGAACCGCTCCGAGCGTGACCGGGCCGAGGCCGGGCGGCAGGTGACGTACGGCCGGCGCCACGGCCTCCCGCGCCGTGCTCGTCCGCGCGAGGACGGATTCGCCCAGGTGGTCCGTGCTCACCGTGTACCGGTCGACGTCATGTGCGAGCAGCACGGCTCGACGTCGGTCGGACGGCGGCGGCGGGTGGTGGTGGTCGAGAAGCGCAGTGTCCAGTGGCTGGTGGGATCCGGCAAGTCGGTGAACGCCGCGCTGGACTTCGTGAGACATCACTGCGGCCTGGTGATCACGGGCATGCCGAGGTCGGTGGGTCCGCCCCGGACTGTGCCGCGGCTGCGTTCCAGAGTGCGGTCGAGGGCAACCAGCTTCTCCTTGGTAACCATCATGGAACAGCAGGCGACGGCCGCGAATACGCGACAACCCGCCCGCTCGCGGCTGCCGTGCGGCCTTCACCCAGTCAGTCCCCCCGCCCGCCGATCCACGGCCGATGCTGCGGGCGTCCATCTCCAGCATGATGTAGCGAATGCCCTGGTCCAGGTGGGTCACTGCCAGCGGCCCAGCAGACGAAGTGTCGGACGGGTCTCATGCCGAGCGGGGTGGCGCAACCTCCGCACCACCCCGCCCTGCCCATGCCCGCACGCGGCCGGTCTCAAGAACCGCCGGACGCGGCTGGACCACGGTCCGGTGGACGTCCACACCTCGTAGTCGAGGGTGATCTGCGAGCCGTCGCCGTCCAGCGCCTTGCGCGGGCCCGACCTCAGTCCGAGCAACTGGTCGCGGACCCGTCGGCCGTGGACGTGACGGACACGCGGTAAGCGGCTCCGGAGTCGAACTCGGGCCCGGTCTCGCTCTCTTCCGCTTCGAGGATCGCCTCGGTCAGGAAGTAGACGTCCAGGATCGTCGCGCCGTCCTTCTCGCCGAGGGTGAAGCACAGGTTCGCGGCCCGGTCCTCCTTCAAGGACTTCTGGGTGGCCCGGGACGGCTGCCATCCTTCGCGCTCCGCCGCGGCCTTGTAGTACCAGGTGACGTCGGCCTTGTCGCCGGGGAAGACATAGGTGCGATCGGCATGCAGCCACGCCTCGCCGCTGTCCTCCCAGCAGCCGGCGTCGAGCTTCTCGAAGCCCTTCGGCACGATGGTCCCCTGAGGCCGCGCGTCGAGAACGCCGTACGACTTCAGCTCGTCCGCGCGGCTCTCGGTGCCCTCACAACTCGGGGCGGAGGCGGCATCCGCGAGCGGTTCGCACCCGGTGAGAACTCCGGTCACCAACACGGCCGTCAGCAGGACGGAGGTGCACCGGCCGGTTCCCCTACGAGATGCCAAGTCGACTCCTACGGTTCTGCGGTGGACGTGCCCAGGCGGCCGACTTCACTACCTGATACCGAATGTGTGCAGTTAGTGAAATTACCATCTCTTCCGCTGATTCCGGTCGGAACGCAACTCCCGTAGCCCCAGGGCGTGTTCAATCACTCTTGGTTACGGACCGGACCGCGTCGGGGTGGTCGGCGAAATGATCCCGTACCACGGACGCGAAGCCCGGGTCGGGAGCCGGGCCGAGCGCGGCGGCGCGCGTGTTGTCGAAGGCAGAGGACCACGAGCCCACGATGGCCTTGACGGCGGGATCGGGCGTGACCGTCACCAAATCCGCAGAGTGCCCGCAGCGTCGGCTCGGTGTACGCGGCCTCGACCAGATCGTGGTGGCCGGCGGCCCCGGAATACTCCGCCGTGCGCGCCTCGGTGCGCAGATGCCGCCAGTCGGACTCCGCCAGGCGCACGGGATCGTCGTCGGGCACCTCGAAGCGGCCGGTCAGCTTCACGAAAGGGGCCGCCCGACGGATGTCGCCCAGCTCCGGCCCGTCGTGCCGGGCCTGCGCGGCTCTGGCGACCGCGCCAGATGGAACGGAGGGCCGCCCTTCCCCGTCCTGTCGCCAACTACCCGCCGCCGTACGAAGATCAGATGTCTGCATAGGGTGGGGCCTGTGAGAACCAGCGACACCGGTGAGGCCGTCGCGTACCAGAGCGCGACCGAGGGGGAGACCGCCGTCCGATGAACCAGATCCTGTTTGCCGGGGCCATCGGCCTGTTTCTGACGCTGATCGGCACACCGCTGCTGATCAAGCTGCTGGCCCGGAAGGGCTACGGGCAGTACATCCGGGACGACGGCCCACGCGGCCACGCCGGTAAGCGCGGCACCCCCACCATGGGTGGCATCGCCTTCATCCTGGCCACCCTCGTCGCCTACGTCTCGACCAAGGTCATCACCGGTGAGAGCCCGACGTACCCCGGTTTCCTGGTGCTGTTCCTGATGGCGGGCATGGGTGTGGTCGGGTTCCTCGACGACTACATCAAGATCGTGAAGCGGCGTTCGCTGGGGCTGCGGGCCGGGGCGAAGATGGCCGGTCAGCTGATCGTCGGCATCGTGTTCGCCCTCCTCGCCATCCGGTTCGCGGACGACCGGGGCCAGACACCGGCCTCCCTGAAGCTGTCGTTCGTCACCGACTTCGGCTGGACCATCGGGCCGGTGCTGTTCGTCGTGTGGGCCCTGTTCATGATCCTGGCCATGTCGAACGGGGTGAACCTGACCGACGGTCTGGACGGGCTCGCCACGGGCGCCTCGGTCATGGTCTTCGGCGGCTACACCTTCATCGGTCTGTGGCAGTTCCAGAACTCGTGCGCCAACGCCATGGAACTCACCGACCCCGCCTCCTGCATAGAGGTACGCGATCCGCTCGACCTCGCCGTCGTCGCCGCCGCGCTGATGGGGGCCTGCTTCGGGTTCCTGTGGTGGAACACCTCGCCCGCCAAGATCTTCATGGGCGACACCGGGTCCCTCGCCCTCGGCGGCGCGCTCGCCGGCCTCGCCATCTGCTCCCGCACCGAACTGCTCATGGCCGTCCTCGGCGGGCTGTTCGTTCTGATCACCCTGTCGGTGGTCATCCAGGTCGGCTCGTTCAAGCTGACCGGCAAGCGGGTCTTCCGCATGGCCCCGCTCCAGCACCACTTCGAACTCAAGGGCTGGTCCGAAGTCCTCGTAGTGGTCCGCTTCTGGACCATCCAGGGCATCTGCGTGATCGTCGGCCTCGGTCTGTTCTACGCGGGGTGGGCCGCGGGCTGAGAGGTCCGGGCGGCAGGCCCGGTGCGGGTGCCCGCCGCGCCGGACCCGTCGCGCTACGAGGCGCTCGCCGCCAGCCGGAACACCACGTTCCGTCGCAGCGGGCCCTCCGGCACACTCGGATCGTCGAAGTCGTCGGACGGATCCCGGGTCATGCCGAGGCGGCCCATCACCGCCTGGGAGCGGAGGTTACCGGCGGTGGTCACCGCGAGGATCTCTGGAAGACGGAGGCGGTCGAAGCCGAAGTCCACGACCGCCCGCGCGGCCTCCGTGGCGTAACCGTGGCCCCAGGCCGTACGCGCCAGGCGCCAGCCCGCCTCCACTCCGGAGAACGGCATGTCGTCGTCCACCGGATCCAGGCCGGTGAATCCGATGAACTCGCCCGTCGCGCGCACCTCCACCGCCCACCAGCCCCAGCCCCGTCCGTCGAGGTCGGCCTGGAAGGCGGCGGCGGACGCGTGGCTCTGTTCGCTCGTGAGGACGCCCGGGAAGTGCTCCCGCACCTGCGGATCCGCGTTCAGGGCCGCCCAGGGGGCGAGGTCGGACGGGCGCCAGCCGCGCAGGAGGAGACGATCGGTTCGCAGTTCGGACATCGCGCCAACCTAACGCGATCATGAGGCGCGAGCGATCGAATATCCCCGGCGGACAGGGTGGTTGCGGCCGGGCGCCCTTCGCACCGGAGGCGTCGGCGTCTTCGGACGTGGTGCGAAGGCGATGCTGAAGGGCGGTGACGGCGGCGGTGCGGTGGGCCGTGAGGAGGGGGCGCGCGTCCGGCCGGCCGTGGTGGCGACGAGGTCGATCCGGCCGGCCCGGGCCATGGCGGCCCGGTCGACGAAGTCCAGGATGCCGACGGGCTCCTGCGCCAAGGCGGCTCGGGCGTGCCCGCTACGCCGAAGCCGCCAGGCCCACCTGGATCCGGCACCTCGCGCCGGAGCCGACCCGCCCCGCACGTACCGAACGCCGCCGGGGCCTCGCCCGCAGGGCGGCGGCACCTCCCGTCGGCTCTAGAGCCCGCCGCTCGCCCCCAACCCGCACCGCACCGCCCGCAGATGATCGGCCAGCGGGCCGAGGCCCACGTCGTGGCGGCGTTCGTCGACCGTCTCGGGGTGGCGGACGGGGTACGGGAAGAGGGTGCCGGGGTTGATGCGGGTGCCGTAGAACTGCGGCTGGCCCAGCGCGACGGCACAGTGATCGGCGATGTAGGCGTGGTGCACGGCGGGACAGCGGCCGTCCGCGACTGCTTCGGCGATCAGGTCACGGCAGGTGAGCTGGAAGCCGAGGTCGGGGGAGTGCAGCAGGATCATCAGGGCCGCCGTGGAGGCGGGTTCGCCGACCGACTCGGCGGTGGGCCAGCCGTGGCGGGAGACGATCGCGCGAAGGGCGTCCCCGTTTCCGGCGTGGCACTCGGCGATGCGGTCGCGGGCCCGCGCGGTGGGCGCCGACCGGGCCTCGTGGGCCAGCCGCCGCTCGTCCTCGGCCCTGCGGACCAGTTCGGCGGCGAGTACCCGCCCACGGGGCGGTGCGGTGCCGGACGCGGTTGGTGACGTGGATTCCATGGCCGGGGCGCCCTTCACATCGCCCCCCGGACGGGGCGCGACAGCCACACCCCGGGTGAGGTCGAGGTCGCCTCGCCGCGTCCGGGGGCTGTGCGCTGCTGCGGCAGGGATCCGCGGGGCGTGCCGACCCTGACTGCCGTCATCGGGTCCTCCGTGTCCTCATGGTGGTGGGGCGTACCGGCGCGGCGGGCCGCCGGTGCTGTTGTCGCAGACAACAACACCGGACACACGAAACGCCAGGTGGTGGTGGGGTTGTGCAGATGCGGGCGGGTAGTGGCGCGCGCTGTACGGGTTTTGCACCTCGGTGGACGTCGCCGACGACCCGCACCTTCGCGTGCGGGACGTCCACACGCCGCGAGACGGTGGTGGTGACCAGGGGCAGCGAGGGCCGGGGTGGGGACGGCGTACGGCTCCTGCTCGCCGAGGGTGCCCAGGTGGCGACCTGCGACGCAGTGTCCGGGGCGCCGCCGGGACCGTACGTGCCGAGAGGAGGCACCGGCGTACGACGTGTTCGTGTGGGCGGAAACAAACGGCTGTTGACGACGGTCCCGCATGGCGACGGGTCCGTACGGAGACGGTTCCATCTCAGGCGGCCGCTCCCAGGACCACCCGCGACCGGCGTTCGAAGTCCTGTACGAGGGGCTCGTGGCGGAGGGACGCCAGCCGGCCCCGGAAGTCGCGGAGTGCCTGGATGGACCGTTCGCTGTGCACACCGCTGAGCGCTTCGAGCGCGTCGTCGGCCGTGGCGATCGCCTCGTCGAGGCGGTTCTGCTGGAGGTGGGCCGTCGCGAGGACCGACCGGCTGATGGCCTGGCGTCGGCGGCGGTCGGCATGGGCGCGCACGGACTCGCCCGCCGTGTGCTCGGCCTGCGCGGCGAGGCCCAGGTCACGGAAGCACACGGCGGACTCGGCCTGCAGGTAGTGGTGGTCGAGGAACCGTACCCACGGCGACTCCTGGGCGGCGCCCCGGCTCGCGTCGAGCTGCTTGTCGGCGGTGCGCAACGCCTCGGCGGTCTCGCGGGGCCGGCCCAGCGCCGCGTGTCCGCGCGCGGACATGGCGTGCAGGCGCATCAGGCCGAGGGGGCTGCCCGAGTCCCTGGCGGTGGCGACCCCGGCCCGGGCCAGGGCCACGCCCTCGTCGGGGCGGCCCAGGCTGGTCGCCAGATGCGACAGCCCGGCCAGGATCTGCCCGCCCAGCACATGGTCGCGGCCCTCCGCGCAGAGCCTGAGCCCCTGTGTCATGTACCGCTGGGCCAGGCCGTACTCCCCGGCGTCGTACGAACTCCAGCCCGCCATGGCGGCGAGCCGGGCGGCGGCGGCGAACAGCTCGCGCCGGTGGTGCGGCGGCATGCCGCGCTGCTGGAGCAGCGGGATGACCTCGGTGGTGAGGTACTGCACGATGCTCGTGCGGATACCGCCGCCCCCGTAGTGGTTGTCCATCTCGTCGAACATGCGGAGCATCGCGTGGACCTGCTCCACCGGCCCGCCGCCCGACACCGGCGCGAGCCTCGGGGCGTCCCGGCTCTCCACCAGCCACAGCAGCCAGGCCCGCTGCGGGTTCGTCAGGGCGCCCGGCACGAACGGCACCGAACCGAGCAGACTGCGCCGGGAGATGTCGGTGGAGCCCAGCTCCGTCAGGGTGTGCAGGGTCTCCGCCACGTTCTCGACGTACATCAACGCCCGTCCCGTCACCGGCCGTCCGCGATCGAGCGGGAAACCGAGGTCGGCCGGAGTAAGGGCGCGGCCCAGTCGTTCGCCGAGGACCGCCGCGATCAACTCCGGTGTGTTTCCCCGTGGTTGCTGGCCCTGGAGCCAGCGGGTTACGGAGGCCTTGTCGTAGTTGGTGTCCGCGCCCTGACAGCGGCCCAGGTCATTGACCCGCAGCGCGAGGGAGGCGTACGAGCAGCCGGCCTCCTTCAGGGCTGCCGCCAGCGGCTTGTTGGGCCCAGCGGTCCCCCTGGCCGGGCTCCTCGGTAATCCCTGCAATCCGTTCGTCACGGCGGCCATCCAGGTTGTCGCATCATGTCGGCGCGCGGCTTGACCCGTGCCCGCCGTGGCGCCAACTCCTGGGCGGGCCGGAGGAGTTCGAGGGACGCTGCCCGCGATGTGCGGCAGGTCACTCGGTCACTATGGTGGCCGAAGAACTCGGCTCGCAACCTGCGTTCTGATAATTTCAGAATGAATTGCGAGGACCTGTTCGTGTCACGGGATGGCGTGGCACACTGCACGCTGTGAATCCCGCCCCGGGAGGTTGCACGTGAGTGAGACCCGCTCAGGAGGGAGTGCTCCTGCGGCGCCCACGGTCCTGCGCATGGTGCTCGGCAAACGGCTCCGCCAGCTGCGGGAGCAGGCCGGAGTGTCCTTCGACGACGCCGCCCGTGCCATCGAGGTCACCGCGCTGACGGTCCGCCGCATGGAGAAGGCCGAGGTCGGCCTCCGTATCCCCTACGTGAAGGAACTGCTGCGCACCTACGGAGTCTCCGGCACCGAGATCGAGGGTTTCCTCGCCCTGGCCCGCGAGGCCAATCGGCCCGGCTGGTGGCACAAGTTCCGCGATGTGCTGCCGGAGTGGTTCAGCGCGTACGTGAGCCTGGAGAGCGAAGCCGCCGTCATCCGTCTCTACGAACCCCAGTACGTACCCGGCCTGCTGCAGACCCACGACTACGCCGCCGCGCTGATGCGGGTCGGCTTCCCGAACGCGAGCCCCGAGGACGTCGACCGCCGGGTCGCCCTGCGCCTCAGGCGCCAGGATCTGCTGGCCAAACCCGAGGCACCGGCCGTCTGGGCCATCCTCGACGAGACCGTGCTGCGCCGGCCGGTGGGCGGTCCCGACGTGATGCGGGCCCAGATCG is from Streptomyces sp. NBC_01314 and encodes:
- a CDS encoding MarR family winged helix-turn-helix transcriptional regulator, producing the protein MERGMEEHQQPPDRVARIQADWRRERPDVDVSPQGVIGRLHRLADRLTEELCLVYGRYGLSEGEFDVLATLRRAGAPFERAPGELAAHTMVTTGAMTKRIDRLERAGLVTRRRAEDDQRGRIVALTRPGRELIDEAFTAHMRNERRLLDLLTSAEAGSLETVLTTWLSRMERPGPCGGE
- a CDS encoding EamA family transporter, which codes for MRWVALTAVAPVAWGTTYFVTHEYLPADSPLYGAALRALPAGLVLLALCRRLPRGAWWGRAALLGLLNVSVFFVLVYAASQLLPTSVASTVMAAAPLTMMLIAWPLVSERPGRAHLAGAAIGLGGVCLMLFTGAAGAGLPGVLASAAAMLVSSFGHILTKRWNAGTDVLASTAWQLTAGGLILLPVAAAVEGAPPTLSPRALLAFAYVALIATALAFAAWFTGLRHLPAATVGLIGLLNPATGVLLGTAVAGETLTGRQLCGLLLVSVGVVLGRPGRARRRDGDRPGPGPAPAAGPRENPRRTPQSLM
- the mraY gene encoding phospho-N-acetylmuramoyl-pentapeptide-transferase — encoded protein: MNQILFAGAIGLFLTLIGTPLLIKLLARKGYGQYIRDDGPRGHAGKRGTPTMGGIAFILATLVAYVSTKVITGESPTYPGFLVLFLMAGMGVVGFLDDYIKIVKRRSLGLRAGAKMAGQLIVGIVFALLAIRFADDRGQTPASLKLSFVTDFGWTIGPVLFVVWALFMILAMSNGVNLTDGLDGLATGASVMVFGGYTFIGLWQFQNSCANAMELTDPASCIEVRDPLDLAVVAAALMGACFGFLWWNTSPAKIFMGDTGSLALGGALAGLAICSRTELLMAVLGGLFVLITLSVVIQVGSFKLTGKRVFRMAPLQHHFELKGWSEVLVVVRFWTIQGICVIVGLGLFYAGWAAG
- a CDS encoding GNAT family N-acetyltransferase, with the translated sequence MSELRTDRLLLRGWRPSDLAPWAALNADPQVREHFPGVLTSEQSHASAAAFQADLDGRGWGWWAVEVRATGEFIGFTGLDPVDDDMPFSGVEAGWRLARTAWGHGYATEAARAVVDFGFDRLRLPEILAVTTAGNLRSQAVMGRLGMTRDPSDDFDDPSVPEGPLRRNVVFRLAASAS
- a CDS encoding DUF6624 domain-containing protein; amino-acid sequence: MESTSPTASGTAPPRGRVLAAELVRRAEDERRLAHEARSAPTARARDRIAECHAGNGDALRAIVSRHGWPTAESVGEPASTAALMILLHSPDLGFQLTCRDLIAEAVADGRCPAVHHAYIADHCAVALGQPQFYGTRINPGTLFPYPVRHPETVDERRHDVGLGPLADHLRAVRCGLGASGGL
- a CDS encoding helix-turn-helix domain-containing protein; the encoded protein is MVLGKRLRQLREQAGVSFDDAARAIEVTALTVRRMEKAEVGLRIPYVKELLRTYGVSGTEIEGFLALAREANRPGWWHKFRDVLPEWFSAYVSLESEAAVIRLYEPQYVPGLLQTHDYAAALMRVGFPNASPEDVDRRVALRLRRQDLLAKPEAPAVWAILDETVLRRPVGGPDVMRAQIDRLAEATERPKVRIQIMRFAAGPHPGAFGPFHYFRFGFSELPDIVYTEGLAGAQYVDQPADVVTYLEVLDRMSVQAEPVGRTRDILAALRKEL